Genomic DNA from Cytophagia bacterium CHB2:
CGACGACGGCGAGGATCATAAAATCGCCGGCATCGGAGGCGGCTGGGGCGAGTCGCCTTATGGTTTCAAATTGCTTCCCGTCAAAGTCATCGATCAAGCGGGCGATTTCACGATAGCCAATCTCGCCGACGGCATTCAGTGGGCTGCCGTGACGCAAGACGCGGAAGTTCTCAATATGAGTTTAGCCACGAATGCAGACGAATCCAATCTCCTGCGTTTTGCTATTACAGAGGCTTACAATGTCGGCACAATCGCGGTGTGCGCTATGGGAAATTCGAATACCGGTGCTGCTTTTTGGCCGGCGGCGTATGATAACAGCGTTATTTCCGTCGGTGCGATTGAGTTTACAGGTCAAAGAATAGATTCGTCTTTAGATTATACTTGGGGTTCCAATCTCGGCCCTTGGATTGACGTGATGGCGCCAGGCACGGCACATTGGACAACGGCGCGAATGAGTTTGGGGAAATACCGCAGCTTTGATGGCACTTCATGCTCTGCGCCTTTTGTTTCCGGTTTTGCCGGGCTTATTCTCTCAGTTGCTCCGACTGCCAGCTTTGAAAAAGTCGAGGCAATTATTCGCGCTTCCGGTACAACATATCCAAATTGGAATAGTGCCTTTGGTTACGGTTACATCAAAATGCGCAAAGGCCTTGACTTGCTTACAGGTGCCGGATATACGGAATTTCAAAGAACAGCCACAGGCGGCACTGCTACGAATGAGAATTTTACCGTGAACCCTGGCGATGGCTATACCTATAAACGCTTCAAAGTCGTCAAGACTGTCACGTGGTCAGAAGCCTTCACTTCCGTTCCAGTAATTTGGGGGCGAAGGACCGGCTCAAACGGCCGGGTGAAATGGCCGTCGAGCACAGCGCAATTGGGTTACACTTATACGGGCATCGTAGCAGGGACTGAAGCAATGAATAGCTGCCAATTGGTAAGCTACATCTATGAGAAGCGTGTTGCTGCAACTGGCCAATATATCGGCTGGTATCCTGTCGCCCCAGGTAGCGTCACTTATGCCTACACTCTTCGTGGCATTTTGAATCCTCCCTCAGTTACCATCACGGGGCCTACGATGTTGGAATGGAAAGCATTGGGCACCTGGACAGCCAATCCCTCCGGCGGCAATGGCTCGTACACTTACGAATGGCGATTCCGCGAAGCGGGTGAACCCAACTGGTCTGGCGTCGCCGGCACCTCGCAGCAATATACCCGGCAAATGCTGCCGGTGGATATGGAACTGCAAGTGAAAGTCACCAGCAACGGCCAAATCGTTTATGACACGCATTATGTCGAAGAGGGCTTCAACAAAGCTTCCGCACCGGTTGCAGAAGAAAGCGCTTCGCTGCCCGAGGTTTTCTCCCTGTCGCAAAATTATCCCAATCCCTTCAATCGCTCGATGCAAAGCTCACAACAGAACCTCGCTACCAGCATTCGCTTTGGACTTCCAGAAGCAACGCAAGTGCAGTTGGTGATTTTCGATCTCATGGGCCTGGAAATGCGGCGCTTGGTTGACCGGCCCATGGCCGCGGGTTATCATGAGATGATCTGGGACGGCAAAGATCAAACCGGCCAACTCACGCCGGCGGGCGTTTATTTTTATCAAATCATCGCCGGCGAGTTTCGCGAGTGGAAGAAATTGGCGATGGTGAGATAGCCTCAGATTTGAATTGACCGCATTGCTTTTGACGGTTATATTCCGCGCTCGCCCCAGACCGGGGCGGGCGTTTTTATTTTATAGGATCGCTGATGAAAATTTTTTTGAGCCTTCTCGGAATCGTTGCCTGGGCTTTGGCGCTTGCTTCGGTTGGCCGGCCAACTCAAGCTGATACGCGGGAAAAACAGAAATCAAAAGCCTCATTTATTCAGGCCCTCTCCCCCCGCGCCTGGCAATTCCCGCGCGATCACGGCCAGCATCCGGAATTTCGCACGGAATGGTGGTATTTCACCGGCAATCTCCAAAGTGAAGATGGCCGCGCTTTCGGCTATCAATTCGCCATTTTCCGCAATGCCTTGACCCCTGCTCCGGCAAACCGGGCATCGGCTTGGGCCTTCCGCGATGGCTATGTCGCGCATTTTGGCATTACCGACATCGCCCAGAGAAAATTCTATTACGATCAAAAAATCGCGCGCGGCGCGTTGCAGCTTGCCGGCGCGAGCCGGGATTCGCTGCACGCTTTTGTTGGAGATTGGTCGGCGCGGGGCGCGGGCAAGCTTTGGCAATTGCAGGCCGCCAGCGGCTTTGGCAGCATTGCATTTGTGTTGGAACACACAACTCCGCCGGTTTTGCACGGCAATAACGGACTGGTTCAAAAAGGCGCGCAGCCGGGCGAAGCCTCCTATTATTATTCTTTGCCGAATCTCAAAACGACCGGGCAATTGGTTCTCGGCGCGGATTCGGCGCGCGTCAGTGGTGCGAGCTGGATGGATCATGAATTCTTCACCGGCGTCGATTCAGGCGAAATGGCCGGCTGGGATTGGTTCAGCTTGCATTTGTCGGATTCCACGGCGATCATGCTTTATCGCCTGCGCCGGGCAAATGGTGCGACCTCGCCGTTTTCTGCCGGAACCCTGATTCTGCCGGGCGGCGCCACGCGTCACCTTTC
This window encodes:
- a CDS encoding carotenoid 1,2-hydratase produces the protein MKIFLSLLGIVAWALALASVGRPTQADTREKQKSKASFIQALSPRAWQFPRDHGQHPEFRTEWWYFTGNLQSEDGRAFGYQFAIFRNALTPAPANRASAWAFRDGYVAHFGITDIAQRKFYYDQKIARGALQLAGASRDSLHAFVGDWSARGAGKLWQLQAASGFGSIAFVLEHTTPPVLHGNNGLVQKGAQPGEASYYYSLPNLKTTGQLVLGADSARVSGASWMDHEFFTGVDSGEMAGWDWFSLHLSDSTAIMLYRLRRANGATSPFSAGTLILPGGATRHLSASEFEVEPGGWRQSKIMPESKYPLAWKLRFADYALSVTTPVENQELDTRQSTGVVYWEGYVNTTGTKAGRQVTGKGYLEMTGYVASARPKL